AATTGTTTGTATAGCGTTCAACCCTATGAACACATGTCCCAATGTTTCAACGCATCACAAGACAAAAAGCAAGCACTTTTCAGTTTGAGATTCAGATAATAGAAGGGCTTCCATAGATCCAATATCGCATCAATCTACCAATATAGTAAAGGTAATTCACACTCAAATGGAAACTATAGAAAAATCCTTGACGATATTAAAGTATACATTATTTTTAGAACTCAAACACCAAACAATTGTTATGATCTAATTTTTGCTTCTTGTCCTTCTGCCCAATTTCAAATTTACAATTTCTTCTATACTgattatccaaaaaaaagaagctgtcaATTCCAGCATACTTTGCACCTGAGTATAATTGAGAATGCACCAGTAGATAAATTAGAAATCCCACAATATATAGCAGTGGTTCTATTTGGTGTTGTCACAATACCACCAGTCCTGATTCAAATTGTATGGTTTCCTACAATCTGTATGCAAAAGGCTCCGACTCAAAGGTGTGAGAAGGAGAACAGCATCGAGCAATTTAGTCATGATACTAGATTGAGTTAAATCACCTTGTAATGACCAAATATATGATCTAATAAGCAATTAGTCTCAATAATAGATTGTGTTACAAGTTTCCACCATATATAGTGAGTTGTGCCTCCTTTTTAGACCTCCTTTTTAGGCCGACCTAGGACTTGATCTATTAATAAGGAATTGTACAATTCAACTAGCTGGAACTGGAAAAAATTGGCCTTCCAATTCACAATACATAAGCGACCATTTTCTATCATTTGTCAGTTGCTCTGTCAGAAGCAGCCATCCAACTTTAACCATGAAGAGTTCATTCATGTTTTTCGGACCACAGATGAACGTTCACGCAGCGGACGATGAACTACTATTGTTATAGATATTGGatgcttaaaattttcaatagaaaTCCAAGTAGAACATATCTCAGAAAAGTATTGCGAAAGTTGAACTACAAGAGTCACACCACAAAATCGAGTTATGGCAAAAAACGATAGGAACAGACCATTCATCACAGGTTTTACCACTGCAGTATCAAAcataaacccaaagaaagccGCTAAAAACCAAAATAGGACAACTCATGGGCTATATAGACCAACCAAAAACTACATTCATAACCAATACTTCAATGAAGAGATTCGATCACTTCAGGAAGAAGAGGAGCTAAAAccaattgaatttcttttttgattccTCCATGGAGTCGAACACCTCGATCTTTCTTCTCGTCGGGCCATAGTGCTGTACACCTCATTCAAGAATTGTTTTTGAAACTATAAGCACAAACCCATACAAAGGGCAAATGCTCGAACATGGTCATCAGTATAAGCGCATCAGCCCGACACAAACGAAAAACCCAAAGCGCGCTAGTAAGGCTACTAGATTCAGTCTACACTGGACATGCACATGCGATTTACACGACACTGCACCACACAATCCACGCCATCTTCCTATCTCTCTTTTGGGAGCATCAATGCATCTCACCCACATTTCCTACCCACGCCAGTTTGATCAAAgacagtttcttttttttttttttttttctctctgggGTCAAAGATCAAAGACGGTTCATCCACACAGAGATCGGGAAATTCACGACCGCTTCATTTGCCCATTATTTCTCGCCACGAACCCAGTAGGATTACGCCTAGCTCAATTCAAGGCGGAGCCAAACCCACACGCACGGCCGAGCGATCTGTAGATCCCGAAACCCGAGAGGCTCGGACGAGGCAGTTGACGGGGAGCGAGGCAAAGACCGGCGGTGGATACGAAACTAGAGAGGCATACCTTTGCGACTGCGCCGGAGCGAACACCCCCACGGATTCCTCCGCCTCCGAGAGCTTCAAAGGTTCTTGCGACGCTGAAATCGGAAGCCGCCGCGAGCCTTCGAGTAAccagcaaggaagaagaagaaaggaggtcGGTCTCCTCTCGTACTCGAGTCAATCGAGGAACCGACAACGCTGTCGTTTCCACGGAATGGACCGCGTCAACTAAAAGATGGGGAAATTGCAATTAGCTCCCCCGAATTGAGGGCGTTCTCTCAAAAGCAACCCCCTTTATTTGAGGCTGTGTTCGGTTGAAGTATTGAAAAaatctttaagaaaatgttAAAAACTTTGAGTTAAaagtaatttttcaaaatacaagtTATGTGTTGATAAATTGTATTTTAAAAGTCTATTATGTAGtacatttatggaaaatattatttagaaaaattatatctaCAAAAGACTTTAAATTGGTTGATCAAAAATAGGCAACCATCATTTGAGGTTGTAAGACCTCAGGTGACATCCTGAAAACTATCAACAAGGGCCACTTGGGATCTGGCTCCAGTAACAAGGTCGTGCGATGCTTACGGAGGTCACCACGACCCAGATTGCACGGAGGTCATGTGGCCCCTCGTGAAGGTTGTGTGGCCCCCGTGACCACGCCAACTCCTCTCTAACCCATCATTGGCCCCTCGCAGCCTTGTTGATTGACCTCaatagagaagaagatgaacagtcatTAAAGGCAAAATCGAAGAAAAATGCCATCGAGgggaaaattggaaaaattaaaagttagtGAGGATAgctttggaagatttttttttttttttttttccacccaCCCTGACCtgggaacctttttaatattaaaaaaaaaaattacaactaACCCTAATCTAAGGCATGTTGAGAAAGCTAAAAGCCCAACCAACCTAGAATCTATCTTGGGCTTTTAGTCTTCTGAAGGCTGGCCTTTACAAAATGgagtttcaaaaaaatttgtgaaatacTTATAATTTAGTTTAAGGGGCTTTGGATGACTAAAGTGACTTGGCAAAGTCATTTCCAAATGCACCCTCATTTGTCTTGATCAAGTCTATGTAACTGATGAGTGCGTTAACAATGATCCCCCTGGGTGGCCGATCGTAATGCATACGCATCTCACGCGTTTAATTTCAGGCCAATAAGATATAAATGCCGCCTTACTTCAGAGGACCTTTtgaaatgttaccaaatttcaattttactttaGAGGCCAATGTGTTATCAACGCCACGTGCACGGCAAGATACGGAAAATCggtacagaaaagaaaagaaaaaatccccGTGACATTTCTGGTCTGGGAATCACGCATATAGAGCAAATGAAGTTACTTGATTGGAATGTTTTTAGCTCAAaggttttaaaattcaaatgaataaagcaaaaattttcaaactcaaATCCAAGATAAAAAAGACTAGGAAAGTACAAAGTATAACTCAATTTTCACTGAGTTGTCATTTAAACATCTCAACTTTAGGAAAAGTCACAAATAATCCTTAAACTTTAACTTAATATGGAATgtgattcataaacttttgatttgtttaaattttagCAAAATGTGCAATatggtcattgaacttttaatttattcaatataattcataCTTTTGAtataatatcaatttaattcccGAACTATATAAAAACGTTTAATATTGTTCTCGATTTTGAATTAACGGAATGATTACTTTACACATTTTAATATAGTTCGGGGACTACattaaatatgtataaaaaaatcaataatcatattgaataaattaaaagttaaaaaaataaaatagaatatcAAGTTAAATTTCAAGTATCACATTTAACAAATTAACATTTCAGGAATCACATATATATTGAGCCaaaattttgtgttattattcCAAATGAATACTTAAATTTTACCTTTGGATACCATAAGCTTTCTTTGTATCCTTCTTTGAGaaatgcccaaagaaaaaaattatgtggcCGACTTTTCGAACTCAAATGCGAGATAAAAATCTAGGAAGGTACTAAATATACCTCGCATTTCTTTCAATTACCACTTAAATATCTCCACTATTTGGACACCAATCAATCTATTCAAGAACtgctgccaaaaaaaaaaaaaaaaaaggtactgTGGCTGCTGGGATTCGAGCCCAGGTCTCCACGGCCACAACGTGGAATTCTTACCACTAAACTACAGCCACTTAGTTGACGCTGTGagcttcaaatataattttattcattaatttgTTAAGAGAGTACTACTTCCTTCGGTCAAGCGTCCTCCACCAACCAAACCCAAACACACGGATCGCTGTTCTCCGCCGTCCAACAGTTTTCCAATCCAACGGCGGAAACGAATTCCGCTTCCCGACAGGAGAACCCCAATTCCCGTACAAAAAGACCCCCTCGCCCTCCCCCAATATCCTGCTCGCGCTCAAAACGCATTCAACCGAAGCTCCTCCCCATCCCGAAACCCTAGCCAAGCTCGATCCCATCCATCcgatccaatccaatccaatccatCCATCGCCATGTCCGGCCGCGGCAAGGGGGGCAAGGGCCTGGGCAAGGGCGGGGCGAAGCGGCACCGCAAGGTCCTCCGGGACAACATCCAGGGCATCACGAAGCCGGCCATCCGCCGCCTGGCCCGCCGTGGCGGCGTGAAGCGCATCAGCGGCCTCATCTACGAGGAGACCCGCGGGGTGCTCAAGATCTTCCTCGAGAACGTCATCCGCGACGCCGTCACCTACACCGAGCACGCCCGCCGCAAGACCGTCACCGCCATGGACGTCGTCTACGCCCTCAAGAGGCAGGGCCGCACCCTGTACGGCTTCGGCGGTTGAGTGTGGGGGATCGGGGGCCGGAAATACGCGTCTGTAAATTCGAGCTGCGCCGTCCGTGTTTTATGGGCAGCGAATTGGTTTGCGTGTCGTTTCGTGTTCTTCATTGCAAGCGTAGCTGGTGCGATCAGCAGGCGTTAGGGATGCATTTTGTGGCTAGTTGTTGTGGTAGTGACTCGTTAGTTCTTTGGATATGTAATTGGTGTTCAGAGTAAATTGAATTCCCAGATTGCCAGCCTCCTGTTGATCTCATTCAGCTTGAGAATTATTCCTACTTGCTCTGAATAGGTTCAAAGGGAAAGATAAAGATGTCGTCTTGGGCAGGTAATCTTGACAAGGTTTTTCTTTTAGTGAATACCCCTCATTAGTTCTCTTCGCCATCACTGTACTTCTCGTCAGGAGCCCATGAGAAGAGGCGTTTTAGCGATGGGTGATGTAGGGCTGACGCCTAAATCAAAGATGATCCTTGGTCCAACTGGAGGACCGCTGAAAGTCGATGGTCATCGTAGAGAGCAACTGCCTTTCGCATGTCGTATCGTAAGCCTCGGGAGGGTCGAGGAGGTTGATCTTGCCTGAGTTCGTGAGAACGCTCGCCTGCGTCGTTCGCTGTTCAGCCGTGATCTGTTGTCCCGTTTTCTTGAAAATCCTGAGCCCCTGGGCATTTGATCTGctgcattttcattttgcagTTTCCAGTGTGTGTGCGGGGAGTGCTGTTTCAATTGATAGATGAAACTCatccggcccggcccggccctaAAATGGGTGAGGTTACGTATACCGGGTTGGGTTTTTGGGTCGAGATGAATGGGCTTGGGTTGACCACGCATGTCTCCATGGGAAAAAAGTGGTGCGTGGGTTTGGACACTGTATGCACTAGGACATTATTTCCATGGTCTAGTAGTTTGGTACCACCATCaacctttttaaaatttaaaaatatgatgCCTCGTCGAAAATTTCTCTCTATCTGGgaatttaaaagtttaggcTACAATTTTACCCCTAACCTTGATTCTTAAAGGTTCAAATTCATTTATCTTAAGTCACTTGATTTAATGTTCTAAATTTCAGTTTTAGTACGCTAAAATTCAACACTTGTATAATGTCgtcctttgtttttttatattgtaCGATCAAATCCTTTTACTTTCACTGTTTGTGCAATTAAATTCTTTGGAGAATTGCCGTTACTAGACTGTCAAATTTATTAATGATGTGGTATTGTCATTGTGATATAAAATATTGCACGATGTTGAGGTCGTGTCAAATGAGCGCCAAATTAGCGAAAATCAAATGGGGAAAAGCAAGATAATAG
The sequence above is drawn from the Eucalyptus grandis isolate ANBG69807.140 chromosome 11, ASM1654582v1, whole genome shotgun sequence genome and encodes:
- the LOC104426480 gene encoding histone H4 — encoded protein: MSGRGKGGKGLGKGGAKRHRKVLRDNIQGITKPAIRRLARRGGVKRISGLIYEETRGVLKIFLENVIRDAVTYTEHARRKTVTAMDVVYALKRQGRTLYGFGG